The genomic stretch TCTCGTCTTCCTGTTATTGTTCCCCTAGGGTTTTCTCAGACATCCAGCTACAGTTCTGGTTCCGTTGTTAGGCTGATTTGAAATCAGTATGCGATTATGCTGCTCTTTCCGTAGCACTCGCAGTTTTATTGTATAATTTGCTTGGTTGTGGGAAAAGTCGGTTCGGAATAGCAGTTTATGGTAACGTTTGCAGTTCGTAGGGCTGGTGATGTTGATGTTAGGCGAATGTTTCATGCGAAGCCTACTCTGGGATGAGTAATTCACTGACGACCTTACTTATTTGTGCAGTTGACTGTATTATTGGTATTACCTTAGGAATGAGACCTGAGAAGAAATGTTACAATCTCCAAACACACGACGCATAGATGTTCTCTTGTGTTAGAACCTCAAGTCATTCTTAATCTGCCTAGGGTGCTTGCCGTGCTTGCAGAAAATTCAAGccaatcattatttgagaaagatGAAAGTAGAATGCTGCTCTTCTTTGTTCTTGTTCCTTGATGCTTTTCTTTTTCAATACTTCCCTTGTACAAAAAGCATGCTCTTGAGATTTGGTAGCTGTCTTTGCATTTATCAGATTTGATGTTTGAACAACCTAGAATTGATTTTTTCCCGTCCTCTTTTCTGGAATACAGGCTTTCCATAAGGTGGTCCGCAGCTGGGCCTCAAAGAAATTCATGACTGGATGGTAAGTCTTTCCACtacaatctatacctaataataaaggagctaaggtttctgccaaaaagtttcgtcaacgcttttttttggaccgttttgccctcccacaaaATCGCATAATATGCACCATGCCATTACATACCGTTTCGTTCTGGTTTTTCTTTTCACATCCCGAACAATCTCTCCGACCGTACGAACGACACGTCGATGCGCATCTGCACGCCGCACCGGCGCGAGACACCTCCATCGCGCGGCCGCCGCTCCACCTGTTGGCCCACATCACCGCGCCTCGCCCGCTGCATCTCCAACCACGCGCTGCGCTCCCGCTCTGCTTGATTCGCACGCACAGCACCACCCCGCTCGAGCTCGCCCCTGCCCGCCCGCGCTCCACCCGGGAGCCCTTCCGCGCGCGCCACCTGCCCTTGCCCCGCCCGCTATAGGCCGCCCCGTCGCTCTCTCTCGCGGCGACCTCGCCGGCCACGCGCCAGCGCGCCACGGTAGTCGAGACCTCCATTCGCGAGCAAGGTCACGGGAAAGAGTGATGCAGAACAACGGCCGGAGGCGGACGTGGCCGACCAATTGGAGTGCGGCGGTGACTTACTCGCGTTGGAGGCTCACGGAAGCTCCATGCCGTGCGCGACGCCGTCGAGCGTCTGCAGGTGCGCGGGCGCACGGAACTCGCCGCGGCCACATCCCGGCGCACCAGCGTCGCTCGCCGTAGGTCAACGCCGCCCGCCGCCCACGTGGGCTTCGCTCTGCCAATGCCCCACAACCTGGAGACACCGATTCGTCCGCGAGCAGAAGAAGAATCAGGCGCGTCGTCCGGCCTGAAGCTCCATAATTCCCTTCCGATTTTTGTCCGCCTAGCGCACGCCCGATGCAGACATACGAGGAAGCGATCTTGGGCTTTGATTTGGCTGGTAGATATGGGCTTTTAAAATAGCCAGGATGGTTCCCTGCCTACGAAAAGCGAGGGTGTATTGATATTCTCTCTTAAATAGTCCCATATCGATTCTTTATAGCGAGTTCATCCGGTTTATATACGCTCGAAAATTCCAACCATCAGCAAGCAATTACTACATGAGCTAATGGATCAATAGCCTAGAGAGACAAGAGCCAAGATTGACCGCTTGCGAAGCCGGCATGAATAGAAATTCAGAGGAATTCGGAGGGGAAGCTCAAAGGAGGGAGAAGAGGAAAGCTCAGATATGATCTGGAAATAGGCGGAACTGATTGAAATTCAGAGTAATTCAGAAGGGGGAGCTCAGAGAAGGGAGAAGGCAAGGTTGGAAGGTCGGATCTGATAGGAATCGGTGGCGTCGGTCCAAGGTTGAACACGACAGAGATGGGGAAGGCTCCTGCCCAAGCAAGATAGAAGATGGGTCGCGTCATTGAAGAGATCCCCTCTGGAACCTTATATCCTTTTCTCTATACCACACACGTGGAGGGCTTGTGTACTTTAACAACACAATACACCATCTCTTTTCATTTTTCCTAGCACCTTTCACTGACACGTGGGACGTTCTTCCTGTAATTTACAAGTTCAATCACACTAGAGAAATCGAACAAAAAACGTGTACACATTTGTTTTTTCTCATCTTTCATCAACTATTTCCAAACATAATATTATTTTCAACAAAAAATGATATTGCTTTAATCGCTGTAGTAATAAACTATTTATATATATTTAATATCCTTGAAGTGAATCAAGTTCTGGATTATGATGTCTCGGATTTATCCAGGGCGAGGTCTTTCCTGCTTGCTTGAGGGCTCAAGCGATTTGTTTCAGTTGGATGGGATCTAGATACTCCCTTGACATGAAAAATATGGACTGCTTGTACGTACTTCAAATAATTCGTAAACACATGTTTGATTACAAATAGGGATGGTCCATTGAAACCTCACTCGAATATGAGAAattctttaacatagaaactctaATTGTTTCGGGGGAAAAACTGAAAAAGACAGTCATGATATTCCTAATTCTACGGTTCATCGATGCAAAATACATTTTCATAGCTAATGGTCGACCCCGAAAAGAAAAATCGACTGCCTCTCCCCACAGCTCCTTCCTCAACCGCGCCGCTTGGCCTTCCTTCCCCAACCACGCCACCCCCGGCACATTTTCCCACCGAGTCGACCCCAGCTCCACATCGCGCACAACGGCTGCCTGCTTCCTCGGATCCACCTAGCAAGGTGTCCGGCCACTTCGAAAAATCCATCTAGCCTAGCAAGATCCCAACCGTGGGATCTGGCTAGCATCGAGGCTGTTGATGCTGCTCGGTGTTCTTGTTGTTGGTGGAGTCGTGGGAGCCCGACCACAACACATGATGGACACGTAGGCGCTCTAGCCTAAGCTTGCTGGCAAGGTCCAGGACCTGTCGCCGTCCGAAATAGCAGCAGGGCTTCGACAAAGGGTCGTCTTATGCCTTCGAGCGGCGGGGGAAGGAACTTGCAAATTTACAGAGCTTGAGATAGCCATCGAATGGCTCCTAACAAATATCTATATTTATAATGTAGCAACTCACATAAAATTTAGAAAATCGAAGTAAGTACAAGGGCTTATGTGAACTCGCGAAGCGGCGTGTTAGAATGTGATGATGTTCATTGTGAATAGGTGAACAACTAACCACATCGATGATGTTGGTAAAGAAGCGAAGTGGCAAAACCGATGTGTTATTAGGGACACATGTAATTAACAGATAAGTTGCTGGAAGTTTTTGAATATTTATttttccggtgcaacgcacgggctctTTTGCTAGTAAATCCTTAATTGTGTTCAGATGTGAACCAAAAAGGTCAAAGTAACAGATAGTAGATCTGTATAATCTGCCACCATTCACTTCCAGTGCTCTTTTGTGCTGTAGGAAATAATTTAGGCAGGTTATGTCATAAGGCTGCTAGGAGTGTAGCTAGTTAGTACGGATAGCCTCTCAGTGGCCAGTGCGTCGTCTTTGATTCCAGGCCATGCTTGAtgcatgaatatattatttttctTACAACTTTTCACTTTCCTGATATCTACATTTGCGATTATCCAACAACTAGAATGGAGCATGAATCTAGAGGAAATATGTTACCATATTTTTCCAATAGCATGCCTGCCAGGTGCTTAGCCGAGAAGCTACTATTAACACTGAATTTTGGAATCCTGTTTTCAGTTAACTTCTGCATTCAGAAAATCTTGTTCCCCATTTTTATCTAGTCCAGTTGTCCTGTAATATATATATTCGTTCTTTTTTCTGAAGTCTGGCATTGTTTAAAGGCACCAATTCAGGCATCACAAATACTGCTTGAACACAATAAATCTCACTCAAGGTTGCATTGTTTATTCTGCAATAACCAAGTAACCTACCAGCCATTACCACCACGATGCTCATGTGTAATTATTTGGCAACGATCTTATATCAAAACTTTTTTTCCATACATGCACTGATACTGTTTTATTGTCCTTTCTTTTCTGGGACGCTGCCAGTGTAATTCTCTTCCCAATAGCGATAACATTCTACTTCACCTGGTGGTTCATTCATTTTGTTGATGGATTCTTCTCTCCAATCTATGCACAACTGGGAATCAATATTTTTGGTATGTAAAATATTCCAATTTGTTTTTAATAGAAATATCAAATTCTTGAATGGTTTGCCATTATGTTGTAATTTCTACCTTCATTCGGTGACCAGTTTGGGGCTTGATCCTGTAGCGTTATTATCTATATACGGAGTATTATACTGCACTATTATGTTGTTGCGGATAAGATAGTCTGCATAATTTATATGCTGAACCTTTTGGTGCATACTTATTTTAAGTTATAGTTTATCCAGTGGCATTAGATTTTTAAATTTCTGTTAAGATGTGAGAAACTTGGCTTGAAATTTGGTAGTTGAAATCAATAATATTTCTGCTCTTTTGAATCTGCAGGTCTTGGCTTCATCACCTCTGTTACGTTCATATTTTTCGTTGGAGTCTTCATGTCATCTTGGGTTGGAGCATCTGTCCTCGGCCTTGGTGAATGGATCATTAAGCGCATGCCACTTGTGCGCCATATCTACAATGCATCCAAGCAAATAAGTGCCGCAATATCACCAGGTAAATTCACAGTTATCCATATATTCAACCAATTGTATTCAACTTGCAAAGTCACTTGGGTTCTTATTGAATTGTTGTTTGTACAGATCAGAACAAACAGGCATTCAAGGAAGCAGTCATCATAAGACATCCTCGTGTTGGAGAATATGCATTTGGATTCATCACCTCATCAGTCTCTCTCCAGGTGTGCAAGGCTAGCttcttttatgcttaatgctattATTTTATGCACATACTGTAGTTATGCTACCCTTTAATCATAGTCACTGGCTTGAATCCTTGTGTGGTGGAGTGATGAAATTATTGTACTGATTATTGGGTGAAATATGAAATTAACAAAAGCATATCTGTTCTACAATGTGTTGGGTATTAatcactactccctccattcggaTTAAATTGACACAGAGTGGTGCTAATCCTAGCATGCAAGTAGTGTTATCTCGCGTCAATTAAATGTGACCAGAGGTAGTACTTGTAAAGTACTCAAAATGTTGGCATATGATTTTATTTTATCTATTCTATTCTAACCATGCTACCTTGCAGTCTTTGTCATGGTTTGAGTACTTGCATGGTTGAAGGTTGAGTACTTGTAAAGTACTCAAAATGTTGGCATATGATTTTATTTTATCTATTCTATTCTAACCATGCTACCTTGCAGTCTTTGTCATGGTTTGAGTACTTGCATGGTTGAAGGTTGAGTACTTGTAAAGTACTCAAAATGTTGGCATATGATTTTATTTTATCTATTCTATTCTAACCATGCTACCTTGCAGTCTTTGTCATGGTTTGAGTACTTGCATGGTTGAAGGTTGAAATTCAATTGTACTGATTATTGGGTGAAATAAGCAAAAAATAACTGGTTCACCATGTGCAGGATAGAAAGAATACTTACAAAAAACCCAAATGATGAGATTTATTTTAACCTTTCTGTTATTTCTTCTGATTACCATATAGTTTTACCCTGTCTGAATATTTGGTCCCATCATTATGTTGTAACAGAGCTATGCTGGTCAAGAGGAACTTTACTGTGTCTATGTCCCGACCAACCATCTTTATATTGGTGACATCTTCATGGTGAACTCGAAGGATGTCATCAGGCCAAATCTTTCTGTGCGCGAAGGCATTGGTAAGTCACGAACTCTCCTCTCAGTATCTCATTTGATAATCTACTTGAAAATGTGGAATGATGCAACATATATGCACTGTTTTGTAGAGATTGTTGTATCTGGTGGTATGTCCATGCCCCAGATTTTGTCAACCCTGGATCCTCATACAATCCACACAGACCGAAGCGGAGCGAGCAGAAGCTGAGACAAACTCCCTGCGTACCTGGTCATCTATAACAAGTAAAAGTTTCTCACAGACTACACAAGTGCGGTGAACAAGATCCTGAGCACAATGTATTAGCAACTTGTCAGGCTCGAGGATCACAGGGATATGTAATTAAGTAGAAGTAGGTGATGACACGTGTTGCTGATCTGATGAAATTTGTAGAATGGCTTGTTCCTTGTACCACCTCATATGCTTTGTAGTTATATTTGTAACTTTTTTTTACTATTGTTTAGTTTTCTTGTAGCTTTCTGAGTGCCACATGCTTTTGGTATCAACTATGTCTGAGGTGTTACTGCGAAGAAAATGTTTGAGGTGCGTTATGTTGAATTCTTGGACAAATTAACGTTCTCTCGGTGCCTTGCTTGAAATTTCAGCATTATTTTGTCCTCTTAATCTTCTACCCCACCATTCAAAGATTCAGTGTGTTGCTTGTAATCATAGTAATCTTTTGTGCTACATGACCATGTGGATGGTTCTCTTTATGCCTAAACTTCGCATGGTTGCAGTTTCATAGTGACACTGAGCTGATCACTAAGGAGTGAAAAATCGAAGGCATAGTGGCCTGATTAATTCGAGCtttgatttttagtttttttagtgTGGTCTGTGAACAAACCGTGTATTAGAATTCTCTATAAAAATAGTAGAAGTCATAATTTATCATAAATGATTGATTTGAATGAAATTTTTATCTAACCTCTAAAGCCAATATTTTATTTTTGAAACGAGGGCAAAATATTTGCCGTTTTCCATTAATTAAGATAGAAGTTTCACCAGTAAGTAGAAACGATTACAACTTGCAAAAATCTACTATCTGGTATCAAGTTACTCAGCGTCCGCCAACACCAAAAGCTTCGCCTCCCTCTTGATCTTTGCAAGTATGACCGCAAGAGGAGCTTGCTTGTTCTTCAAGACTCGCACATTTCTCTTGTTCCAAATTTCTCAAGAGATGAGGAAAGTGATGAAGGCCAAATCCGTACGGTTAGTCATAGATTCTCACCATTGGTGCATTGAGATCGTTGGCCAAGGTTGTAGGTCAATAGAGTGAAGCCCAAGCCAATCCTTGACAAGGCCCCAAAGACGAATGGTGAAGCGACAATTGGCAAAAAGGTGATTCCCCGACTCCGTTACCCTCTTGCAAACCTCACAATTTTGTCACCCTTTTTTTTCCAAGCGGTTGGCGGTCCAAAGCCTATTTTGGATGGCAAACCATGTAAAGAACATCACTTTGGGAGTTGCCCAAATCTTCCAAACCTTAGCGGTAGCGGGCGATGCGGTTGCCCCATATAATGGAGCTTTGTAAGCGGATTTGGAGGAGTATTGACCATCATCGGTGAGGTTCCAAGATATACCATCCGGAACTCCCTCAAGAAGGTTGATGGTTCTAAGTTGCATCCAAAGGGTGAATGTGCTCGAGAGAGATATCCACTTCCATGTTAATCTTTGAGATCCATTCGTTGTTGTGAATGGTTTTCTTCACACACCACTTCTTCCTCGTACAACTTTTTGTAGATTAACGGGGCAATCTTTAGGCTTCTCCCAAAAAGGGGTCTTTCATCGTCTCCCAAGGTGATGGTAGTGGCGGCATAGAAGAGGTATCCGGTGGCCAATGCAAGGTGAAATGGGACTTGGTATGTAGGCCCAAAAAACTTGGCGGTCTTGGTATCCTCAAGGCCGACTTCTTTGCAAGGGCTCTAAGGTTGCGCTGGCCTTGGATTGAATGCACACcatcagccgatatttgggtgggctTGGGCAACCCTTGCAATGAAGCCAATTGAAAATGTTGTGCCACCTGAGATGGCATGTTCTCGATAGCCTACCTCTAAGATATGCATCAACTTGACATGCTCATGGACTAGACTAGTGGAAATGCTAGAACTAGAAAGCGAGCATAAATTCAAAGCTGGTTGGCTTTGACAAAAGCTCTCAATAGGTAATTCCAAGACTCGGGAACCAAGCATGGTAAAGAGCCATGATAGGTTAAATTGGTTTCCTAATGCCGCTCATCCCGATCGTGTTGTAACGCTTCCGAACCCATGTTCATAACATGTTAAACTGGGGTGATGCGGATTCGAAATCGACAAGACAAACACCAAATAACAGGTCTCTTCATGAGCCACTCATCTTCCGAGTTCGGACCTTTGGTATACATATATAGGGAAAACACATTTGTGCCTTAGCTCACTGAATTCGCCTTAATAGATACAATGGGTAAAAAGAAGATTCGGTTGGTTGTCAAGATATCGTGAGTAAAGATAGGAAGGGTCGCTTTGGACTGAAGGGTTCTGCATGTGTGATTTCTGATTTGCGCCTACAAAAAGTTCCAAAAGTGAATGAAGTGTTCTAGAGGATTAAAAATGAAGTACTGAAACAGGCCAAGTGTCGGGCTCGTTAGGTTTAGACTATGGGCCGAGTAGACCAGACCAGATGCATCCACCGTCTCACGCCCGGGGCTGATCGGCCGCGACGGGATACAGCCCATGTCCACAAACACACGAAGAGAGCCGCGCCGCCCctgtaaaaccctaatccctggaGGCCCCCTATATAACCACCAGCCGGAGAAGTCTTCTTCATCCTCGCCGCCACCTCCCATCCCATCTCATCTGAGCATAGATCCTTCTACTCCTACCACTCTTCGTGGGTTTCGATTTCGATCTTTCTTGTTTCTCGACTCTGCCTCCGTTTTTCTAGTTTTGGGGAATAAATTGGTTTCTGCATCTTGTTTTGAGGACGGTGACGATTGATATTTGGTCTCGTTCGTCGTAATGGCATGAATTTGCCTTGCCGACCATTCTGCTATATCACCACCCATATTCTGAGTCCTCTTCTCGATCAAAAATCTTTTCCCCACAACCAGATCTGACTGTTGTTGCGATTTGTTTCAGTTTTTGTTCTGTAGATCGTGGCCGAGGATTAAACAAATTTATAGACAAGCATATGTCCGAATTTTCTTCATGTGGATCAATCTAATCTTCTCTATGAGGCCAGTTATGA from Lolium rigidum isolate FL_2022 chromosome 4, APGP_CSIRO_Lrig_0.1, whole genome shotgun sequence encodes the following:
- the LOC124707267 gene encoding protein LIKE COV 1-like, coding for MMGDDKSARSLSPMGGRDRDLELLIPVSGGSGSGGSPSGDDDVDRTASSSASAALSSSGREAFHKVVRSWASKKFMTGCVILFPIAITFYFTWWFIHFVDGFFSPIYAQLGINIFGLGFITSVTFIFFVGVFMSSWVGASVLGLGEWIIKRMPLVRHIYNASKQISAAISPDQNKQAFKEAVIIRHPRVGEYAFGFITSSVSLQSYAGQEELYCVYVPTNHLYIGDIFMVNSKDVIRPNLSVREGIEIVVSGGMSMPQILSTLDPHTIHTDRSGASRS